In Marinihelvus fidelis, one genomic interval encodes:
- the rpsC gene encoding 30S ribosomal protein S3, producing MGQKVHPTGIRLGIAKDWNSTWYAEKGEYAEQLKSDLEVREFLRKRLAQAAVSRIEIERPAKSARITIHTARPGIVIGKKGEDIDRLRREVSQLMGVPTHITVAEIRKPELDAQLVAEGIAQQLERRIMFRRAMKRAVGNSMRLGALGIKVHVSGRLNGADIARSEWYREGQVPLHTLRADVDYGFVEAQTTYGVLGVKVWIYKGEVFDLYAQKKSDSASNQKAAS from the coding sequence TACATCCAACAGGTATCCGCCTTGGCATCGCCAAGGACTGGAACTCAACCTGGTATGCCGAAAAAGGCGAGTACGCCGAGCAGTTGAAGTCCGACCTCGAGGTCCGCGAGTTCCTGCGCAAGCGTCTGGCACAGGCGGCGGTCAGCCGTATCGAAATCGAGCGTCCGGCCAAGTCTGCTCGCATCACGATTCACACGGCTCGTCCGGGTATCGTGATCGGCAAGAAGGGCGAGGACATCGACCGCCTGCGTCGTGAAGTCAGCCAGCTGATGGGGGTTCCGACCCACATCACGGTGGCCGAGATTCGCAAGCCGGAGCTGGATGCTCAGCTGGTTGCCGAGGGCATTGCCCAGCAGCTGGAGCGCCGCATCATGTTCCGTCGTGCCATGAAGCGTGCCGTCGGTAACTCCATGCGCCTGGGCGCACTGGGTATCAAGGTGCACGTGTCCGGTCGCCTGAACGGTGCAGATATTGCCCGCAGCGAGTGGTACCGCGAAGGCCAGGTGCCGCTGCATACCCTGCGTGCGGATGTTGATTACGGATTTGTGGAAGCACAGACCACCTATGGTGTGCTGGGCGTGAAAGTCTGGATTTACAAGGGTGAGGTCTTCGACCTGTACGCCCAGAAGAAGTCCGACAGCGCCAGCAACCAGAAGGCGGCCAGCTAG
- the rplP gene encoding 50S ribosomal protein L16, producing the protein MLQPKRTKFRKQQKGRNRGLAQVNNRVSFGEYGLKATTRGFVTARQIEAARRAITRYVKRGGKLWIRVFPDKPITKKPVEVRMGKGKGNVEYWVAPIQPGRVLYEIQGVSEEAAREAFRLASAKLAVKTAFVSRSVM; encoded by the coding sequence ATGCTGCAGCCAAAACGTACCAAATTCAGAAAGCAGCAGAAGGGTCGTAACCGCGGCCTGGCGCAGGTGAACAACCGCGTCAGTTTCGGTGAGTACGGCCTGAAAGCGACGACGCGTGGTTTTGTGACCGCGCGCCAGATTGAGGCCGCCCGTCGTGCCATTACCCGTTACGTCAAGCGTGGCGGCAAGCTCTGGATCCGCGTGTTCCCGGACAAGCCGATCACCAAGAAGCCCGTCGAGGTTCGTATGGGTAAGGGTAAGGGCAACGTGGAATACTGGGTAGCCCCGATTCAGCCCGGTCGTGTCCTGTATGAAATCCAGGGCGTGTCCGAAGAAGCCGCGCGCGAGGCGTTTCGCCTGGCCTCGGCCAAGCTGGCGGTGAAGACCGCCTTCGTGTCCCGGTCGGTGATGTAA
- the rpmC gene encoding 50S ribosomal protein L29: MNAQDLRAKSDAELREELTGLLREQFNLRMQKGTGQMGQPNELRRVRRDIARVKTVLNEKSKEGSES; the protein is encoded by the coding sequence ATGAACGCACAGGATTTAAGAGCAAAGTCGGACGCGGAGCTGCGTGAGGAACTCACCGGTCTCCTGCGTGAACAGTTCAACCTCAGGATGCAGAAGGGCACCGGCCAGATGGGCCAGCCGAATGAACTGCGCCGTGTTCGCCGGGATATTGCCCGCGTGAAGACCGTCCTGAATGAAAAGTCGAAGGAAGGTAGCGAGTCATGA
- the rpsQ gene encoding 30S ribosomal protein S17: MSTADKVVRSQVGRVVSDKMDKTVTVLLERRVKHALYGKYIKRSTKVKAHDEDNSAAAGDTVRIEECRPLSKSKAWKVVEVVERAV; the protein is encoded by the coding sequence ATGAGCACCGCGGACAAGGTCGTACGCAGCCAGGTTGGCCGCGTGGTCAGCGACAAGATGGACAAGACCGTCACCGTACTGCTGGAGCGCCGTGTCAAGCACGCGCTTTACGGCAAGTACATCAAGCGCTCCACCAAGGTGAAAGCGCACGACGAAGACAACAGTGCCGCCGCTGGCGACACGGTCCGGATTGAAGAGTGCCGTCCCCTCTCGAAGTCGAAGGCCTGGAAGGTCGTCGAAGTCGTGGAGCGTGCAGTCTAA